The following coding sequences are from one Fibrobacter sp. UBA4297 window:
- a CDS encoding methylated-DNA--[protein]-cysteine S-methyltransferase produces MKFNDPKFTKISHRNVWGEWTFIFEGFKLCGLKFRETSDEVKTTPSNVQACAYASPDMETELNSRVRSAYRKAVNELNLYLAGKICEFSIPIKIYGTDFQKKVLDVTRQIPYGKTCTYKQVAESVGHPQAVRAVGNVLHNNPIQVVIPCHRVIDSRGRLSGYALGVGLKRRLLCMEGAIPNELMLE; encoded by the coding sequence ATGAAGTTTAATGACCCGAAATTCACAAAGATAAGCCACCGGAATGTCTGGGGCGAATGGACCTTTATCTTCGAAGGATTCAAACTTTGTGGCCTAAAATTTCGGGAAACTTCAGATGAAGTAAAAACGACTCCGAGCAACGTGCAGGCTTGTGCCTATGCAAGCCCCGACATGGAAACGGAATTAAATAGCCGCGTTCGCAGCGCCTACCGCAAGGCCGTGAACGAACTTAATTTGTACCTCGCAGGCAAGATCTGCGAGTTTTCTATACCCATAAAAATCTACGGCACCGACTTTCAGAAAAAAGTTCTCGATGTCACACGCCAAATTCCTTATGGTAAAACTTGTACGTACAAACAAGTTGCCGAATCTGTCGGTCATCCGCAGGCCGTGCGTGCTGTCGGAAACGTACTACACAACAATCCGATTCAAGTCGTCATCCCCTGCCACCGCGTGATAGACAGTCGTGGTCGCCTGAGCGGTTATGCGCTTGGCGTCGGCCTAAAAAGAAGGCTCCTCTGCATGGAGGGAGCCATTCCGAATGAATTAATGTTGGAATAA
- the alr gene encoding alanine racemase, producing the protein MKLLATPPDLNKIARPNWIEINLDALCNNIQFIRSQIPASTKILLPVKADSYGHGSLACSFAAKFGGADYLGVAHISEGMLLRQYGMDLPILVLGPCTPSDFAYFVEYQLTAAITDIRTAMAFDQFLGETGTECKAHLAIDTGMNRYGFDAEDFNNIRAALSLKHLKFEGMFTHLATADMPGNPKTEIQIQRFTRLVDVLDADGLRPAICHCSSSAGTLTHPESHFDMVRPGLTLYGYNCMGAVPTTLPIKPVMKIKSTIRHVHDVKPGETVSYGGYWAAQQLTRIATIAIGYGDGYLRGEYNKGFVFIRGQLCPILGRVCMDATMVDVSHIPDVQVGETVDVVNGELDFRISMESVAEEHHTIPYEITSRVARRLYRKYYWKNRLVRWDYLKEEFGVKDFKEYPLR; encoded by the coding sequence ATGAAACTTTTAGCTACTCCTCCTGACTTAAATAAGATTGCTCGCCCGAACTGGATTGAAATCAACCTAGACGCTCTCTGCAACAACATTCAATTTATTAGAAGCCAGATTCCGGCCTCTACAAAAATTTTGCTCCCCGTCAAGGCCGACTCTTACGGCCACGGAAGCCTCGCCTGCTCTTTTGCCGCCAAGTTCGGTGGTGCCGACTACCTCGGCGTTGCCCACATCAGCGAAGGCATGCTCCTTCGCCAGTACGGCATGGACTTGCCCATTCTCGTGCTTGGTCCTTGCACTCCGTCTGACTTTGCGTACTTTGTCGAATACCAGCTCACGGCTGCCATTACCGACATCCGCACTGCAATGGCATTCGACCAGTTCCTCGGTGAAACTGGTACAGAATGCAAGGCTCATCTCGCCATCGACACAGGCATGAACCGCTACGGCTTTGACGCCGAAGACTTCAACAACATTCGCGCAGCACTCAGCCTCAAGCATCTCAAGTTCGAAGGCATGTTCACGCATCTCGCTACAGCCGACATGCCGGGCAACCCGAAAACGGAAATTCAGATTCAGCGCTTTACACGTCTCGTCGATGTGCTCGATGCCGACGGACTCCGCCCGGCCATTTGCCATTGCTCTAGTTCCGCAGGCACGCTCACGCACCCCGAAAGCCATTTCGACATGGTGCGCCCAGGCCTCACGCTTTACGGCTACAATTGCATGGGTGCAGTCCCGACCACATTGCCGATCAAGCCGGTCATGAAAATCAAGTCCACCATCCGCCACGTGCACGACGTGAAACCCGGCGAAACCGTCAGCTACGGCGGTTACTGGGCAGCCCAGCAGCTCACACGCATCGCAACCATCGCTATCGGTTACGGCGACGGTTACCTCCGCGGCGAATACAACAAGGGCTTTGTCTTTATCCGTGGACAGCTCTGCCCGATTCTCGGACGTGTCTGCATGGATGCGACCATGGTCGACGTAAGCCACATCCCAGATGTGCAAGTCGGCGAAACCGTTGACGTCGTGAATGGCGAACTCGACTTCCGCATTTCGATGGAAAGCGTTGCCGAAGAACACCACACGATTCCTTACGAAATCACTAGCCGCGTGGCTCGCCGCCTGTACCGCAAGTACTACTGGAAGAACCGCCTCGTACGCTGGGACTACCTCAAGGAAGAATTCGGCGTCAAAGATTTCAAGGAATATCCATTGCGCTAG
- a CDS encoding AgmX/PglI C-terminal domain-containing protein, producing MKTTKQQQDAFIASLMPDSDKKMVRISGASLIVALMLGFWASTYESIIDEIMFDPPEKEQIGVSVNMETIKKPDPPKKPKVQEEIIRKRPGGGGKPAGDGDTRAPINRGVLERLTAMTKTASAQAYDLANKTFAKDMVKTLKVLNGLQVTGKTSLADRRRGKPNVGFNSGSITGGSGGIGDMLNGLLGGSAGALKTTAKMKNMPIPKMNEIDMGSAGASRSASEIMKVVKQRTPGLRHIYNTHLKKKPGFQGKVTLKFTIAPGGEIISMAVVGSTTGYPEFDNEVKKAVSGWTFGKVKSGNTTVTIPFTFTE from the coding sequence ATGAAAACAACAAAACAACAACAAGATGCATTCATCGCATCCCTGATGCCAGATTCCGACAAGAAGATGGTGCGCATTTCTGGTGCATCGCTTATTGTTGCGTTGATGCTTGGCTTCTGGGCATCTACGTATGAAAGCATTATTGACGAGATCATGTTTGATCCACCGGAAAAAGAACAAATAGGGGTTTCTGTAAACATGGAGACGATTAAAAAGCCGGATCCACCTAAGAAACCTAAAGTACAGGAAGAAATCATTCGTAAAAGACCGGGTGGTGGCGGTAAGCCCGCTGGAGACGGCGACACTAGAGCGCCTATTAACCGTGGTGTTCTTGAAAGGTTGACCGCTATGACAAAGACGGCGTCGGCGCAAGCATACGACCTTGCGAATAAGACATTTGCCAAAGATATGGTAAAGACGCTTAAAGTTCTGAATGGTTTACAGGTGACGGGTAAGACTAGCCTTGCCGATAGACGTCGCGGTAAACCGAATGTTGGTTTCAATTCTGGAAGCATTACGGGAGGTTCTGGTGGAATTGGCGACATGCTTAACGGCTTGCTCGGCGGTTCTGCTGGTGCTCTCAAGACAACGGCAAAAATGAAAAATATGCCGATTCCCAAGATGAATGAAATCGATATGGGTTCTGCAGGTGCATCCCGTTCGGCTTCTGAAATCATGAAGGTGGTTAAGCAGCGTACGCCTGGACTCCGTCACATTTACAATACCCATTTAAAGAAAAAGCCGGGGTTCCAGGGTAAGGTCACATTGAAGTTCACGATTGCACCGGGTGGCGAAATCATCAGCATGGCTGTGGTGGGGTCAACGACGGGATATCCTGAATTCGATAATGAAGTCAAAAAAGCCGTGAGTGGTTGGACTTTCGGCAAGGTTAAATCGGGAAATACGACCGTGACGATTCCATTTACCTTTACGGAGTAG
- a CDS encoding aminopeptidase, which yields MKDPRITQLAENLINNAIALKAGENILIETTDTPDELSTELIKAVAKVGGNAFVHNYNSRVRREVIRSASEEQMKLSADFAMNEMKQMQAYLSIRAMNNAMENCDIDDKKMLAYRTITQDVLNYRVNNTRWCVLRWPNPSMAQGAKMSTEAFEDFYFKACLADYPKMQRAAQALVDLMNKTDKVRLVAQDTDITFSIKDIPAVPCCGNMNIPDGEVYTAPVQGSIEGVIHYNTPTLYEGKQFSNIRLVFKQGKIVEATCETGDNKSLNAIFDTDEGARYVGEFAIGFNPFVLSPMCDILFDEKIAGSIHFTPGMCYEDAPNGNKSAIHWDLVLIMRPEYGGGEIWFDDKLIRKDGLFVVDELKCLNPENLI from the coding sequence ATGAAAGATCCTCGCATTACGCAACTTGCAGAAAATTTGATCAACAACGCCATTGCACTCAAGGCGGGCGAAAATATTTTAATCGAAACGACCGATACGCCGGACGAGCTCTCGACTGAACTCATCAAGGCTGTTGCCAAAGTTGGCGGTAACGCATTTGTCCACAATTACAATAGCCGTGTGCGTCGTGAAGTTATCCGTAGCGCCTCCGAAGAACAGATGAAGCTCTCTGCGGACTTTGCGATGAACGAGATGAAGCAGATGCAGGCTTACCTCTCTATCCGTGCGATGAACAATGCGATGGAAAACTGCGATATCGATGACAAGAAGATGCTTGCATACAGGACCATCACGCAGGACGTGCTTAACTACCGTGTGAACAACACGCGCTGGTGTGTGCTCCGCTGGCCGAACCCGTCCATGGCTCAGGGCGCAAAGATGAGCACGGAAGCATTCGAAGACTTCTACTTCAAGGCTTGCCTTGCCGATTATCCGAAGATGCAACGCGCCGCTCAGGCTTTGGTCGACCTCATGAACAAGACGGACAAGGTGCGTCTCGTCGCGCAGGATACGGACATCACGTTCAGCATCAAGGACATTCCGGCGGTGCCGTGCTGCGGCAACATGAACATTCCTGATGGCGAAGTCTATACGGCGCCGGTGCAGGGGAGTATCGAAGGCGTCATCCATTACAACACGCCGACGCTTTACGAAGGCAAGCAGTTTAGCAATATCCGCCTCGTTTTCAAGCAGGGGAAGATTGTCGAAGCGACCTGCGAAACAGGAGACAACAAGAGCCTGAATGCCATCTTTGATACGGACGAAGGCGCTCGCTACGTGGGCGAATTTGCGATTGGCTTCAACCCGTTTGTGCTCTCTCCGATGTGCGACATTTTGTTCGACGAAAAGATTGCGGGTTCCATCCACTTTACGCCGGGCATGTGCTACGAAGATGCCCCGAACGGAAACAAGTCTGCCATCCACTGGGATTTGGTGCTCATCATGCGTCCGGAATATGGTGGTGGCGAAATCTGGTTCGACGACAAGCTCATCCGCAAGGACGGACTTTTTGTGGTCGATGAACTTAAGTGCTTGAATCCGGAGAATCTTATTTAA